The genomic region ACATACACTTTAGTAAGAtctttggggtgtatggggtgtcagggaggggtagcacctctggtgggggaacatgtcacgtctttttcaaggtggttagtccaccattggtctccacctggcactcagctctcacctgtggctccccgtagctgtttgcatacgACAGCTGCcataccccgggcaacggcttcgacaagccggctaaaccaggtgaggggtagccgacgggtctcaaacccttggtctgatagggagttgtctatcccagcatgtgaagacagactccggcggattgagcggacgagaccaatggaagctccaacggtcaagaaggcggtctctgcaagtgtcgtggaacgtgcagagcaggacaagacacagaagacgtcctggtcatccactgcgcctagtcccatctccagccgtctcgactcttctcttgccactggatccagatggaaaTCAGGAAGATGAGATTCACTATGATGTGGTCGGGTTCGGGTGGTGGTGGCTTTAGTCATGTGGAGTGATTAGACGAGTTGGAGCAGATTCctctggagtgtcggaggctgaggggagacctgatggaCGTGCTGCTTCAGGTATCGACACTGCTGATGGTGGGATCTCCCTGTGCGTTCGCATCCTGCGCATCTCCATCCAGACCGATATTCTCCGACACATTTCCTGACGTTGTCTCCTGGAGGTACAACAGGGGAAGGTCACTGAGAGTCTGTTCACTGAGCGACAGAGATGGGTCACGGAGGCGGTGAGCGAGGTGGGGCACCGGACAGGCGGCGAACTAGGATGCCACAGTTGAGAGAACTGAACAAGAGGATTACCCAGGAACCAACGAGGTCACTTGCCACAGAATGAGAACCAGGGTGACAAGCACGCCAACTCCCACCATCACTGTAGAATAAAACTGTTACAATGACTGATTTGACCAGAAACATACTCGATTGATATGGGAAAGTCTGATACCcatcctcctccccactcccatggctgcatcaccatccacACCCATCCTGGCCGTACCTCTATCCATCCCATAGTCCCACTTACTCCCCATCTTCACTGCCTTTTGCATCTCTCCATCCCCTTTCTAAATCACAAGTACAGGATTCTATATACATGGTGTCACATCACATCACACAccctcggggtcagacacagagtgaagcaccccaccattccatcacacacttctggactcagatacagagtgaagctccctctacactagtGGTCGCCAACCGGTCGATCTTtaagactttcccagtagatcccgaaaaaaatcaAAAGTAAGTACACAAgtcctgttgtaatgtgagcattctAAAAATAACTAATACTAATtcggataatggtaatatagcaatactttcgCTTCTGAAAGCtttttgtaaagagagattgtttccgggttgcaggGTTTTAGTTCCAttatttctgcccagtgcgcttgtgtgtagctcccccgccatgcaccgcgttttcagcgtagcttgtgctgcatcaaagtgaccaattagattagataagagtacagactgtcgcaaacatgaatatacagcagtggtccccaacctctgggccacggaccgatacgTGGCTGTGAAGCATGCAGGTGTGCAGCagtagtcggaacgcacccagcacatctttaagaaaaaagccgaaataaaccagctaattaattaggtgccgcccagcatgtaaatatcagcccagatcagaagcgacgcaatcggcaatcgctcgtgatatcctgatagcaggGCGGAGGCTCCATGAAAGAAGgtgaaaacgtacaaattccatccagaataggaagaggaatttctattcaCCTTGGTGAAAGACcattgtgtatgtatgttgtgccaccaaacacaagcactgactaaaagaggaaatctggagcggcaccacaacaccaaccaccaggaatttaaagacacctaccccccaaagagcgcaattcgtgccaggaaagttgagcagctgaaatcagggttgaaggcccagcaatcgtttttcacaaaacatgctgctcaaaataaggctgctattgaagcatcatttcgtgtaagtcaccttttgcccaaacacaagaagccttttacagatggcgatttatttaagaagcaatggtcattaccacagagactgtttttaatgactttaaaaacaaaaacggcatcacaaccgcaatacataatacaccgcttggccctgcaacagtgacaaggagggtagagtcattgtcagaggacgtggatatttttcactacagttcgatgaatccctggatgtattgcaaacagctcagcttgttgtatttgtcagaatggctttccaggattttacaacaaaggaggatcTCCTCACCCTTtggcaattaaaggagagaacgacAGGTGAGGATGTTTGCAATGAGTTTAAAAATATgtgtcatggggggggggggtgctgggtGCGGACCCAAAGGCAAGATATGGACACTGACGTAATAGGAACGGGACTAAGTTTGTCAAgtaagcaagggaagtggggaagaaaggacactggacatgacacaggccctagACAAGACAAGGATacagagcctgggctaggacttcactaggatagcggaaccaggactaggaaccatgaactaggagcctgggcttggactgggagccagagactggacaaggacccgaaacctgggtcttgactcgagcTTGGACTCCagaagacgtggctacaggacgaggattggcaacaggactggacgtgagactcctggacaagacaagggaaccccagcaccgggctggtactcctgggctgggcgagacacatgggcaagatgagaacacaaagccatggcttggacaggacaaggttcttggacgaggctaggactggacgagaccctgaagccttgacttggtcgagggagagacaggaacgcagagcacagagccgggacccctccttgggaacaggacgtagggccgagactcatacacagaatgctgatgaGACGGATTCCATCAgtaggtagtggcaaacggctggacctacctagcgaaggcatggacacagacgaTTCCCGAAACTAGGTAGCGggaaacggccagacctacctagtgaaagcgtggacacagagacagttcaacacaacgatagacagttccttatcttgctccagcaatggaacttgacagcggtgcaggcgaggcaaggcttctggcTTCCAGCTTGGCTTGGCATTgattttatagcactaaaagtcgGTGCCTATTtcaggtcaacttatctatgtgaaactgcattttcacagatgaaaattattaaatctaagtacaggagctgtcttactggcAGACACCTAACAGattgtctcagactggctgtctgtagttatgggCCAAATTTCaaggaactagcagaaagtattcagccccagctatcacactgagtgcaagtcaatttttattcatttatttttcgtgttgaaataaaattaaataatgaaacctagattaaaggtgtgaagtattgtaatattcttaaagacagctatggcctgtttgatatgccagttacagtgttttcttgtttgaattaatttgaaagtttgacaaaagtattttgtgtaattcaaatacagtttgcccaaataaaaggcctcaaattggaagtacaatctgagctatTTTTTCTCTAACGATTTAGTAGGTAAGGTTGatgtaggggatcttgggctttaAAAGGTTGCTAACCACTACTCcatatcgtcccatcacacacttccgggctcagacacagagtgaagctcacaCCACACTGGTGTATAATTACTAAGAACAGATCCGACAGTCATCACTCAGACACAGACTGCGAGGGACCTGAGGAGGGAGAAAGGTTGAGGTCAGGAGTGAGCCATGGAATCAGACCACACCTGTCCAGGTGCGGGGACAGGGCAGCAGGTGCCGGTCTGGCCCCCTCCCAGGATATTTCACAGCTCCTGTCCCTCACCCACTGCACATGCGGAAAACACAGAAAATACTTCAGAAAATAGACACAGCGTACAGCTGGGAGTAGAAGACGTAAAATTCTTTGAGAGAACACAGACATTCAGTCAGCCAGCGGTGCGGTGAGGCAGCCAGTCCGGCGGTCAGTCAGTGGCTCGTCGATGCAGGCGAGCACTCAGCCAGACTGCCTCAGTCTAGACAGTCATCTGCATCCCTGCCCTCCCAAGATGTTTCATAGGCCTGGAGATCTCCACCGTCTGACACGTAGGACTATGGACAGAAAGAttcctctcttgctctctctgtctctctccccatacCCCAACACATACTCTGCAGACAATCAACGCTCTCAGTATATTTTGCGACTCCCATTACTCTTTCAACTATCAAAGCACCAAGTCTGTCAAATACCTcagtctgtctccctctccctctccctctccatatatatacacacacacacacaccccccacccGGCACCGATTCCGTTGCCTCtcaatttctctctctccacaatcGCAGCACAGACAGACAAATAAATGTCTCCACGCCAAAAGAAACTGGGCCCCCCTCCACTTCAGTCACTATTTCTTCTCAGTCAGCCGCACCGACTGACGAACACTTCTCTCTCCACGCCCATGCCCGACTCCGCCCCTCCATTTctatcactctctctcctcacaccccaacaccgaCTCTGTCGACAACCACCCGCCTCTCAGTATCTTTTGCCACTCTCAGCTCCGACTCCACCACCTCCACTTTCATTACTCTCCATCAACTACCAAAGCACCAGGTCTGTCAAatacctcagactctctctctgtACCCCCAGCATCGATTCCATTGACTGCCTCTaaaatttttctctctctctctcccacccacctctccctcccctgtctttctaccctccctctctttccctacccactctctctttctcctacCAGAGCACCGGATCCGTAGAATACCTCTCAGACTCTCCCTCCCTACCCGCCACTGATTCCACTGCCTACCtctcaatttctctctctctctctttctacaaTCACTGCACCGACTGTCGAACACCTCTCTCTCCAGGCTTACGCCTGACTCCGCCCCCTCCACTTCCATtactctccccctctgtctcaaCTACCAAAGCACCAGGTCTGTCAAACACCTCAGATTCTCTCTGCATAACACTGGCACCGATTCCGTTGACTGCCTCTTAAGactttcctctccctctctctttctctgtccccttccctctttctctgtctctccccctctTTACTACCAAAGCACCGTGTTTGTCAAATACCTCAGACTGACTCTctctcagtgtgtttggtgtcTGTAGGTTGTGTGTTTGGTGTGAGAGGGTGTCTGTAGTTTGGGTGTTTGGTGTGAGAGGGTTTCTGTAGGTTGTGTGTTTGGTGTGAGAGGGTTTCTGTAAGTTGTGTGTTTGGTGTGAGAGGGTGTCTGTAGGTTATGTGTTTGGTGTGAGAGGGTTTCTGTAGGTGTGTTTGGTGTCTGTAGTTTGGGTGTTTGGTGTGAGAGGGTTTCTGTAGCTGTGTTTGGTGTCTGTAGTTTGCGTGTTTGGTGTGTGAGGACAGGACAGGATcagtgttttccctggagtgaagggggCTGGAGTACCTCAGTTAGTTTTTAAATAATCAGGGGCATTGATAAGTCACAGACTATTCCCCAgggtggggggagaagatgggctgcatcactgtctggtattggagTGGGCgggggctactgcgcaggactggaagaatctgcagagagttgtaaatctaattgatccatcatgggtactagcctacaacttactcaggacattttcaaggagcagtgtctcagaaaggcagcgtccattattaaggatctccagcacccagggcacgcccttttctcactgttaccaataggcaggagatacagaagcctgaaggcacacactcagcgattcaggaacagcttcttcccctctgccatctgattcctaaatggatattgaatccttgaacactatctcactctttaaatatatattattcctgtttttgcacgattttaaatatattcaatatacttatactgtaattgatttacttatttatttgttattatttttttcttctcaaTCATgtcttgcactgaactgctgcagcTAATTTTACAAACGTCATGACACGTGCTGATGATAATAAGCTAGATTCTGAAgtttaaaactagagggcatgagTCTCCagtgaaagatttaaagggacTTTTAAATTTCAAcaaattcagagttcagttccaacgTTGTCTGCGAGACGTTTGTACGTCCTTCGcatgagagtgtgggtttccccAAGCAGTCAGggttcctccctcagtccaaagatataggttaataggtcattataaattgtcctgttattCGGCACTATTTGTcctattaaatagttagattactAGTCACACACAGACCgttgctgtctctctctccctctatctcacACTGACTGTCAGGGTCTCTCtcgtccagaagattaagatacatgggatccacagtgaattggccatttggtttCATAGAAATCAGAGTAGTGGCTGGAGACCCATGTGTACTGGTCTTCCACAGGGATCTctctgggtcctacactgttGGTGATAATAGAAAGGACTTGGATGAGAATATAGCTGAGTGGTTTGTGGATAGCTCACTGGTATTGTGAATAATATTGTGTACAAGTCTggcaaaggttacagcgggatgcAGATCTGGGCAGAGAAAGGGCATATGGAGACCACTTTCCACGCAGACTGATAGGGCGGTAAAGAAGGCAAAGTAAAACAAGCTCAGGAACATGTGTCAGCGATTGAAAACTAATGAGGAAAGTCAGAATCAGGAACAGTTTTAAAACCAcccacatacatcatgaaatctgttaacttagtagaaaaataaaatatagaaaaataaatgatTTGAAGCAACTTtacatatgtatattaaataaaggGAAATCTGGAATTTTTCCAGTTCCCGTTGTGATGTACGAGGTAAGTAAGTAGACGCGTACAGcaaagttacagcagtggttcccTATTTCCATTCTGCCAGGTGAGCATGCTCATGCTTTGGATGGATAAAAAGGGGTGGTGACGACTCACACTCACGCTTTCCATCCGtcttaacccagcacggatgagaaGCGTGCAGGGAAGCCGGCTACATTCGAACTGGGGACCTCCCGCCCCgcagtccggcgctgatgccactacgccacctaCCGGGTTATATGTTAGTTACTGTCCATGAAAAAACAGCACTCTTGAACTCGGTGTGGAGCCTATTAAATGCGTCAGATCAGCCAGTATCTCTCCAGAGCGGCAGTGGTGGGGCACGGCAACATTCTACAACTGAATACCCTCAGGTAAAGATCCCGAGATCGTGACGGTGTGGCTGTACTGTTGGACACTACTGGACCGTTGGTTGCCGAGACTGGGACATTGTGATGGGTCGGGTCGATTGGCGACGGGGACACATAACAGTACCGGCGACGCTGCCCACACTGggatttggtgggggggggggggggtggagagaaagAGTCTGTGTGCAGGGAAACTGTGCTGAACCAGGGTCGGGGTTTATACGAGAAACGGGGCTGTCCAGATTTTCTTTTCTCAGTAAAGCGTGTGAGCGACTGAAAGTTAATGAGGAGAGTAAAGTCCTTTACTAATCAAAAGATTTGGCGATACAAACCTCGCCACCCTCTGGTCCGGCAGCACCAGAGGTCGATATGATGCAGAGAGATTCTATTCCAGTGCCCCATGTCACTGTTCATGTATACAGCTAAGTGCCTCTTAAACGCCTGTCACAGGTTCCTCGCAAATTCTCTTCCAACCAACTTTATAGCTGTCCGACTCCGAATGTTAGAGTCTAACATTTCGATCCCCAGGAAAAGCTAACAGCTGTCTATGCCTTTGGTAATGTCGTAATCTTTGATCAGATCCCCCCAAACGCTCCACAAACAGCCCCAGTTTGTCGAACCTCACCATATAGCATGTACCCATTAATCCAGGAAACATTCTGGttaacttcttctgcaccctctccaaagctttcacacccttcctgtaatcgGTGACCAGAAATTAACACAACTGGTCAGAGGTTGCAGCTTCATAACCATAACTGCTGGACTCTTCAACTGGATacctaataaaggcaagcatgccggaTGCTTTCTTTACCATCCGACCaaactgtgcagccactttcaagaTCCTCCTGTTAAAGTCTGGCCATTGACCTTGCACTGTCCCTTTAAATTTAAtcccacaaacaccccacacttgCCCGGACCGGACTCCATCGGCCATCGTCTCAAAGCATATTGATACATAcaaatttaaagcagagattgatgagggtgTGAAAAGTCACAGGCATAAATTGGGTAAACAGGTCCTACTGAAGgacccaaacacgaggaattctgcagatgccggaaattcaagcaacacacatcaaagttgctggtgaacgcagcaggccaggcagcatctctaggaagaggtgcagttgacgtttcaggccgagacccttcgtcaggactaactgaaggaagagctagcctggcctgctgtgctcaccagcaactttaatgtgacCTACTGAAGGATCACGGCCCGACACATCAACTGTAATattttctacagatgctaccggcctgctgagttccttgagcatgttgtgtgtgttgcttggatttccagcagctgcatatttcctcttgtttgtggttaGATTACACCACCACattattaagcaacacacataaaaaatgctggtgaactcagcaggccaggcagcaaccataggaagaggtgcagtcgacgtttcgggccaagaccctttgtcaggactaactgaaagaagaaagtaagatatttgaaagtgggaggggggaaatcctaattgataggagaagagaagagggggacggatggatctaagagctggaaagttgattggcaaaagggatacgaggctggagaaggtagaggatcatgggacaggaggcctagggagaaagaaaggggaagggggggaacccagaggacgggaagggagttatagtgagaggaacagagggagaaaaaagagatagaaaaaagaagtgtaagggcatgtgtaaccattgttccgcttacaaggataagtgccgggagggagatcggtgggaagggatggggagacgaacttacacttcctccctcaccaccattcaggaccccagacagtccttccaggtgtggcgACACTTCATGTATGATtccgctggggtgatatactgcgtccagtgctcccgatgcagccttctatatattggcgagacccggcgcaggctgggagaccgtttcgatgaacatctacgctctgtctgtcagagaaagcaggatctcccagtggccacacattttaattctacgtcccattcccattctgatatgtctatccacgacctcctctactgtaaagatgaagccacactcaggttggaggaacaacaccttatattccgtctgggtaggctccaacctgatggcatgaacattgacttctctaagttCTGCtaatgccacacctccccctcataccccatctgttatttatttattattatttttttctccctctgtccctttcactataccccttgctcatcctctgggcttcccccctcccttttctttctccctaggcctcccgtcccatgatcctctcataaaccttttgccaatcaactttccagctcttggctccatccctccccctcccactttcaaatctcttactatctcttctttcagttagtcctgacgaagggtcttggcccaaaatgtcgactgtacttcttcctatagatgatgcctgggctactgtgttcaccagcaattttttatgtgtattgcttgaatttctggcatctgcagatttcctagtgTGTACATTATTACGTATTATTATTTGTAATTTCTAAGCCAATGCACTGTTGTGTTGTGCAAAACCTTTATAAAGAAACCTGGTTCTAATATGCAGCCAACGGACAAAAACCCTCAGCTTATTACTGTCTCACCCCCGGGGTCCCGCCTTGCTGGCGGTGATTCTACACCTGATTCTGTCCGCTCATCCTGCCGGCCTGGCCGGGCCCAACCCCACCTCCCGCTGCTCGCACTGACCACATGGTTCCCGGTTTCCTCCCCTCTGAACGTTCCCCACACCTGACCCCTCCGATCCCGGGTCATGGATGATACTGTGCTCTCGTCTCGCCTGACCGTCGTTAAAGCCGGGATGGATTTGAATCCAGATCCAGCCGCTTTTTGGAGATGTTTTCCGCTGTTCCTGTTCCAATGCGGATGGTGAGGCCACTGTAATTCCGAGATGGGACAGTCAGGGGGTGAGGTTTGTCACAGGAGGAgccacacacagaccctcactgaGATGGAGTCTCTCTTTCTCACAGCCTCTTAGGAATCCCTGCATGAATGTTCTCCGGGTCACAGGGAGCCAGAACTACGCAGAATTAGTCCTGAGTCTCCTGCTCTTCCTAACAAGATCAACTTTTCCCACGCTGAGGGTTGTTTCATCCCATAGTAATACCCGCCCCGCATGTCCAGGCTTCCTATTGGCTGTTTACGTAATCCCCAGCCATCTAGAGATCCCACCTCCTACCAATGAGGACAGGGACGGGTGGGGCGGTATCCCTTTCTCGGTCACGTGTTTCCCAATACCGTCCAAGGGGATCAAGAACAGACCAGAGTGAGAGAGATATCTGGTGTTAGACTGCAATTTCCTAGcaattgtctgtttttttttcggATGGAAAGCGACTGAAGGAGGAGCCAGTCTGATTCGAACCATTACCTCTGGCCTTGAAGTCTGATGCTCATGTCACAAAaccagagaggagagagtgggtgGTCAGAGAcagaagagagggagggaaagaggaggCAGCACAGGGGGGTAGCAGAGAGTGAGTAGATGGGAGGGGGTAAAGGGGCAGGAAATCAGAGGGGTAAAATAAGTAAAGTAAGGGCACTGCAGGGAAAGGGGGCAGATTTAGGAAGGTAGTGAGGGGGCAATTATTGTttaatttctatttatttatttcaagatACAACACACAAGCGGTCCAATGAGCCGCCCTCCCAGAAACCCACCTATTGAACCATCGCCGAATTACAGGACAATTTCTctaatgacctattaacctacagACCTGGGacgggcgcatccattgtctacttagacagatggagccatgaatgaatgaatgattaACCTACATCACATCGGCatgtgtcatgacatttgttaacttagcagcagttcaatgtaatatataatataggagagaaaaaaatataataaccaataaataagtaaatcatttacagtatacctatattgaatagattaaaaatcatgcaaaaaaacagaaataatatatattttaaaaagtgaggtagtgttcacaggttcaatgtccatttaggaatctgatggcagaggggaagaagctgttcctgaattgctccATATCTTCgtgaagacagcagcccctccggaggaagaatgttgccaacacgtgccacctgggagggtgctcggcgtacaggaatctctgcagagtcctgaggcagAGAGTCGCCAGTTGCgtacgtacacacaccagcgactgtccgccctctcccacTCAagaccgctgcagagacccagtttTTCCTGttaccccagaagaagtccactaacttcctctgcattctcgctACAAAGGGGGCAGGaagggccaaggtgaccatccggtaccacaacatggaggccaccagctgatTTATGACCACCATCCTGcatcgataggaaagcaccctgagaaggcctgaacAACGCCCCAGCCGGGCCATGACTTTCATCTCCAGGTCCTGTCAGTTCACCAGCCAGGACTCCCCataaggactcaggtagactcccagttGGAGGAGatgtctggtgctccactcaaaagctctcatctcctagTCCACTTGCCACTGACccactaagagtccggaacatttcgtcCAGTTGATCCTAgtggaggatgccgccgagaataATTCTTGGCACttgcgcatcctccgcaggtcactgAGATCTGTCACCATGAGGAGTACATCGTCAGCGTAGGCTGAGAGGACAACCTCCATGTCTGGTTCACGCAGAACCAGACCCGTCAGCCTTTGCCAAAGAAGGCTCAGGAATGGCTTGACACATATCGCATACAATTGACCGGACATGGGACACCCCTGACATACTCCTCTTCTGAAGGGAATGGGTGCTGTCAGTGATCTGTTAATCTTAACAAGGCACTCTACGGCAGAGTATAGGAGCCGAACTCAGTCCACAAAGTGTGGTCTGATCCCAAAAGCCTGCGgagtgcccaccaggaaactgtggtctacccggtcaaacgccttctcctggtcaagagaaagaaacgctgcctgGGACCCAGTCTCATGTTGCAGGTGAATCAGGTCCCGtgctaggtggacattgtcctggatggagcggcccgcaactgtgtaagattggtcaggatggatcaCCTGTCTCATTACCGAACCAAGACAGTTGGCCATTGCCCGAGCGAAGATCTTGTACTccgcgcacaagagggagaccgggcACCAGtcctttagcaggcggaggtctctcTTCTTGGGCattaggaccacaacagctctctgccatgagaggggcatt from Mobula birostris isolate sMobBir1 chromosome 8, sMobBir1.hap1, whole genome shotgun sequence harbors:
- the LOC140202314 gene encoding uncharacterized protein isoform X1, whose product is MTKATTTRTRPHHSESHLPDFHLDPVAREESRRLEMGLGAVDDQDVFCVLSCSARSTTLAETAFLTVGASIGLVRSIRRSLSSHAGIDNSLSDQGFETRRLPLTWFSRLVEAVARGMAAVVCKQLRGATDFSVRAGLIKCGRRLSADSRRFSTVHSGSDGVWNGCPPGARHHPTAKYPQVPRSLCLGDECRICSWSAWHLPFHSRHQLLQLLLFSDCCTEPAPSRQRRTLQRCLHQGGGEQTLLSKHQPGQSGC